In one window of Paraflavitalea soli DNA:
- the panD gene encoding aspartate 1-decarboxylase — translation MDIEVLKSKVHRAVITEANLNYVGSLTLDEDLMDASNMIEHEKIQVVNVNNGSRIETYLIKGKRGSGVCCLNGPAARQGATGDIVIIISYARMDFEKAKSFKPWLVFPKEGNKL, via the coding sequence ATGGACATCGAAGTGCTCAAGTCTAAGGTGCACCGCGCAGTGATCACAGAAGCTAACCTTAATTATGTAGGTAGCCTTACCCTGGACGAAGATCTGATGGACGCATCCAATATGATCGAACATGAGAAGATACAGGTAGTAAATGTCAATAATGGCTCCCGCATAGAGACCTATCTTATTAAAGGTAAAAGAGGATCAGGTGTTTGCTGCCTCAACGGACCGGCGGCCCGCCAGGGCGCAACCGGCGACATCGTGATCATTATCTCTTATGCCCGCATGGATTTTGAGAAAGCCAAAAGTTTTAAACCCTGGTTAGTATTCCCAAAAGAAGGCAATAAATTATAA
- a CDS encoding lysylphosphatidylglycerol synthase transmembrane domain-containing protein codes for MNKKIVSYLQYALFLGLAIFLVWWSIKKIPDSEWINIKTAISKARYWLIVPVMASLLLSHYSRALRWKILMEPLGYKPRTSNTYLAVLIGYMANLAFPRLGEVLKCTVLARYEKVPADKLVGTIVAERAFDVICLVLVITIATLTQIDVIGDFVGKQVDAIIADKASKLTMGNIVLLVLILVALVAGTIFVFRKFAHIGLIQKIKKILAGIWGGITSVRYVKQKGWFIFHSIFIWCMYLTSVWIGFYALEETSIYGLKEALSVLSTGSLAMIVPTPGGLGVYHIFVQQTLALYGLNEGIGLAFGLLMWTVQFFQMLISGFVALALLPYFNKKQKESHAQSGHHREKDLHPS; via the coding sequence ATGAATAAAAAGATTGTCAGCTATCTTCAATACGCATTGTTTTTAGGACTGGCAATTTTCCTGGTCTGGTGGTCGATCAAAAAGATCCCTGACAGCGAATGGATCAATATCAAGACAGCCATTTCCAAAGCAAGGTACTGGCTCATCGTTCCTGTAATGGCCTCCCTCCTGCTGAGTCATTATAGCCGTGCTTTGCGCTGGAAGATATTGATGGAACCCCTCGGTTATAAGCCCCGTACCTCCAATACCTACCTGGCTGTGCTGATTGGTTATATGGCCAACCTGGCCTTCCCGCGCCTGGGCGAAGTGCTTAAATGCACTGTACTGGCCCGGTATGAAAAAGTACCTGCCGACAAGCTCGTAGGCACCATTGTGGCTGAAAGAGCTTTTGATGTTATTTGCCTGGTGCTGGTGATCACCATTGCTACCCTCACCCAGATCGATGTGATCGGCGACTTTGTAGGCAAACAGGTCGATGCCATTATTGCTGATAAGGCCAGTAAACTGACCATGGGCAATATCGTGCTGCTGGTGCTGATCCTGGTGGCCCTTGTTGCAGGGACTATATTTGTCTTCAGGAAGTTCGCCCATATTGGCCTTATTCAAAAGATCAAAAAGATACTCGCCGGAATATGGGGTGGTATCACCAGCGTACGCTACGTAAAACAAAAAGGCTGGTTCATCTTCCACAGTATTTTCATCTGGTGTATGTACCTGACGAGCGTGTGGATCGGGTTTTATGCCCTGGAGGAAACCTCCATTTACGGACTCAAAGAAGCCCTCTCTGTATTATCAACCGGCAGTCTCGCCATGATCGTACCTACTCCCGGCGGATTGGGCGTATACCATATTTTTGTACAGCAAACACTTGCACTCTACGGGCTCAATGAGGGCATTGGCCTGGCTTTTGGATTGTTGATGTGGACAGTACAATTCTTCCAGATGCTGATCAGTGGATTTGTTGCCTTAGCTTTGCTGCCATATTTCAATAAGAAGCAAAAAGAATCGCATGCGCAAAGCGGACATCATAGAGAAAAAGATCTTCACCCTTCCTGA
- the rfaE2 gene encoding D-glycero-beta-D-manno-heptose 1-phosphate adenylyltransferase, with amino-acid sequence MRKADIIEKKIFTLPELLRRIAQWRTIGKTVSFTNGVFDIMHRGHIASLSQAAGEADYLIVGLNSDASTKRLKGDSRPVNDEQARSIVMASLLMVDAVVLFEEDTPLELIKAVLPDVLVKGGDYTEEQIVGAKEVKANGGKVVINPIVEGFSTTGLIGKITRL; translated from the coding sequence ATGCGCAAAGCGGACATCATAGAGAAAAAGATCTTCACCCTTCCTGAGCTCCTCAGAAGAATAGCACAATGGCGTACTATTGGTAAAACAGTTTCCTTCACCAATGGTGTTTTTGACATCATGCACCGTGGCCATATTGCTTCCCTGTCGCAAGCTGCCGGAGAAGCCGATTACCTCATTGTAGGCCTCAATTCAGATGCGTCTACCAAACGATTAAAAGGTGATAGCCGCCCTGTAAATGATGAACAGGCGCGCAGTATTGTGATGGCCTCCTTACTGATGGTGGATGCGGTAGTCCTATTTGAAGAAGATACCCCGCTGGAACTGATCAAAGCCGTACTGCCCGATGTATTGGTGAAAGGCGGTGATTATACAGAAGAGCAGATCGTAGGCGCGAAAGAAGTAAAGGCCAATGGCGGAAAAGTAGTGATCAATCCAATTGTAGAAGGGTTCTCAACGACGGGGTTGATTGGCAAGATCACACGATTATAG
- the panC gene encoding pantoate--beta-alanine ligase → MIIFKQAAALGRYLEKQRSMQQKIGFIPTMGALHQGHLALVKEAQKHTDITVCSIFVNPTQFNDPNDFKKYPNTLDKDIHQLEQTGAHILFLPSVHEMYPQGIHHLEQYDLGYLETILEGAYRPGHFQGVCQVMSRLLQMVNPDDLFMGQKDYQQCMVVQWLLKHLSMPTRFETVATRREADGLAMSSRNMRLPEADRKKAPAIYQVLEHIRRHITAGPLSSLQQEGRSLLEKEGFKVDYISMAAADSLAPIDNWDGKEPVIALVAAFLGEVRLIDNMQVTK, encoded by the coding sequence ATGATCATTTTTAAGCAAGCTGCCGCACTCGGCAGGTACCTGGAAAAGCAGCGATCGATGCAACAGAAAATAGGGTTTATTCCCACAATGGGAGCCCTTCACCAGGGCCATCTCGCGCTGGTGAAAGAAGCCCAAAAGCACACAGACATCACTGTATGCAGCATATTTGTGAACCCTACCCAGTTCAATGACCCCAACGATTTTAAGAAGTATCCCAATACCCTGGATAAGGACATCCATCAGTTGGAGCAGACAGGCGCCCATATCCTCTTCCTGCCATCGGTCCACGAAATGTATCCACAAGGTATCCACCACCTGGAACAGTACGACCTGGGATACCTCGAAACCATCCTCGAAGGCGCCTACCGGCCCGGTCATTTCCAGGGCGTATGCCAGGTAATGAGCCGCTTGTTACAGATGGTTAATCCCGATGATCTGTTTATGGGGCAGAAAGATTATCAGCAATGTATGGTAGTGCAGTGGCTGCTGAAACACCTGTCTATGCCTACCCGCTTTGAAACCGTTGCCACCAGGCGCGAGGCCGATGGCCTGGCCATGAGTAGCCGCAATATGCGGTTGCCGGAAGCCGACCGGAAAAAAGCACCTGCCATCTATCAGGTACTGGAGCATATCCGCCGGCATATAACGGCAGGCCCCCTCTCCTCTTTACAACAGGAAGGCCGCAGCCTGCTCGAAAAAGAAGGTTTTAAAGTAGATTATATATCTATGGCAGCGGCCGATTCACTCGCTCCCATTGACAATTGGGATGGAAAAGAGCCTGTAATAGCCCTTGTCGCAGCCTTTTTGGGAGAAGTAAGACTGATTGATAATATGCAGGTTACGAAATAG